In Rhodanobacteraceae bacterium, a genomic segment contains:
- the zipA gene encoding cell division protein ZipA, whose product MSATELRVVLLILGLVVLGVIYWYGRPARRMASEARAEHARREPVLGDGSDAEPPFSALGDEPWHRDGASHDLPAFEIDGLSEREDRPEPSAQRVGHREAAPHDRIISLYVVAQDGYTLHGPELVVAAEKAGLVHGDLGIFHRLVDSKPELGPIFSMANMVRPGVFDLAQMDSFSTPGVVLFLTLPGPLSALDAWDTMLPAAQRFSDLLGAQLLDDQRTPLGRQRIAALRDELRAYDRKREQLQIKPGW is encoded by the coding sequence ATGTCCGCCACAGAATTGCGCGTAGTCCTGCTGATCCTCGGCCTCGTCGTGCTCGGGGTCATCTACTGGTACGGGCGGCCGGCGCGGCGGATGGCCAGTGAGGCGCGCGCCGAACACGCGCGGCGCGAACCGGTACTTGGCGACGGCAGCGATGCCGAGCCCCCGTTTTCCGCCCTTGGGGATGAGCCCTGGCACCGCGACGGCGCCAGTCACGACCTGCCTGCATTCGAGATCGACGGCCTCAGTGAGCGCGAGGACCGACCGGAGCCGTCGGCCCAGCGGGTCGGCCACCGCGAGGCCGCGCCGCACGACCGCATCATCAGCCTGTATGTGGTGGCGCAGGACGGCTACACCCTGCACGGACCGGAACTGGTGGTCGCGGCGGAAAAGGCCGGGCTGGTGCACGGCGACCTCGGCATCTTCCATCGCCTGGTCGACAGCAAGCCCGAGCTGGGGCCGATCTTCAGCATGGCCAACATGGTGCGCCCGGGCGTGTTCGACCTTGCCCAGATGGACAGTTTCAGCACGCCGGGCGTGGTCCTGTTCCTGACCCTGCCCGGGCCACTGTCGGCGTTGGATGCCTGGGACACCATGCTGCCGGCGGCGCAGCGCTTCTCCGACCTGCTCGGCGCGCAGTTGCTGGACGACCAGCGCACGCCGCTGGGACGCCAGCGGATCGCGGCGCTGCGCGACGAGTTGCGCGCGTACGACCGCAAGCGCGAGCAGTTGCAGATCAAGCCCGGCTGGTAG
- the genX gene encoding EF-P lysine aminoacylase GenX, producing MRGLLERRALLGDTIREFFRARGVLEVTTPVLSQAGNTDPNIESFTTHYRGPQAGGPPQRWLRTSPEYFHKRLLAAGSGDIYEIASVFRDGECGARHNPEFTLLEWYRVGFDHHVLMDEVEALVAAVAAAFGRTPGSARRLSFRQAFVEFASVDPLEADEDSLWLALAGFGIDREGLGRDDALDLIRSHIVEPALAREPAVFIQAFPASQAALARIDPDDPRVARRFELYLGGSEIANGYHELGDAAEQRARFERDLATRRARGAPEPAIDQHLLTALPGMPDCAGVAVGLERLLGWALREPRIDRLLAFPFAQA from the coding sequence CTGCGCGGTCTGCTCGAGCGTCGCGCGCTGCTTGGCGACACCATCCGCGAGTTCTTCCGCGCCCGCGGTGTGCTCGAAGTGACCACGCCGGTGCTGTCGCAGGCCGGCAACACCGATCCGAACATCGAGAGTTTCACCACGCACTACCGCGGGCCGCAGGCCGGTGGCCCGCCACAGCGCTGGCTGCGCACCTCGCCCGAGTACTTCCACAAGCGGCTGCTGGCCGCCGGCAGCGGCGATATCTACGAGATCGCCTCGGTGTTCCGCGACGGCGAATGCGGCGCGCGGCACAACCCGGAATTCACCCTGCTGGAGTGGTACCGGGTCGGCTTCGACCATCATGTCCTGATGGACGAAGTCGAGGCGCTGGTAGCGGCCGTGGCGGCCGCATTCGGGCGCACGCCCGGCTCCGCGCGCCGGCTGAGCTTCCGGCAGGCCTTCGTCGAGTTCGCCAGCGTCGATCCGCTCGAAGCGGATGAGGACTCCCTGTGGCTGGCGCTCGCCGGCTTCGGCATCGACCGGGAAGGGTTGGGGCGCGACGACGCGCTCGACCTGATCCGCAGCCACATCGTAGAGCCCGCGCTGGCGCGCGAGCCAGCGGTGTTCATCCAGGCCTTCCCGGCCAGCCAGGCCGCCCTGGCCCGGATCGATCCGGACGATCCGCGCGTGGCGCGTCGCTTCGAGTTGTACCTCGGCGGCAGCGAGATTGCCAACGGCTACCACGAGCTCGGCGACGCCGCCGAGCAGCGCGCCCGCTTCGAGCGCGACCTCGCCACCCGCCGCGCGCGCGGCGCGCCCGAGCCCGCCATTGACCAGCACCTGCTCACGGCGCTGCCCGGCATGCCCGACTGCGCCGGCGTCGCCGTCGGCCTCGAGCGCCTCCTCGGCTGGGCGCTCCGCGAGCCGCGCATCGACCGGCTGCTGGCATTTCCGTTCGCACAGGCCTGA
- a CDS encoding sigma 54-interacting transcriptional regulator — protein MRSHLVRHGDAPDLPSLGVLYLDRREDRPCFSVEDEQWARDFAAISERLLTLIELLARARREREAALADNDALRSEQFGAELDVLASRDPAFQDHVGRVLAKAAKADRVTVLLQGPTGSGKTHLARRFHSRAAAANGPL, from the coding sequence TTGCGATCGCACCTTGTGCGCCACGGAGACGCGCCCGACCTGCCTTCCCTCGGCGTGCTCTATCTCGACCGACGCGAGGATCGCCCCTGCTTCAGCGTGGAGGATGAGCAATGGGCGCGGGATTTTGCAGCGATCAGCGAGCGGCTGCTGACGCTGATCGAACTGCTCGCGCGGGCGCGGCGCGAGCGCGAGGCAGCGCTGGCGGACAATGACGCACTGCGCAGCGAGCAGTTCGGCGCCGAACTGGACGTGCTCGCGAGCCGCGACCCGGCGTTCCAGGATCACGTGGGCCGCGTGCTCGCAAAAGCCGCGAAGGCCGACCGCGTGACTGTGCTGCTGCAGGGACCGACCGGCAGCGGCAAGACGCACCTGGCACGCCGCTTTCATTCCCGAGCCGCCGCCGCGAACGGCCCTTTGTGA